The sequence ATTTCCCCATTTGCCAGTAAAAACACAGAACTGATAAagcagcttcttcttctttcagGTATGTGGCCGTTGGCAATGAGCCCTTCTTGAAAGCATATAATGGTTCGTTCATCAACATCACATTGCCGGCGCTGCAGAACGTCCAGAACGCGCTGAACGACGCCGGCATCGGCGACCGGATCAAGGCCACCGTCCCTCTCAACGCCGACGTGTACGAATCCACGGTGCCGTCCGCCGGCCGCTTCCGCCCCGAGATCGCCGGCCTGATGACGGACATCGTCAAGTTCCTGGCCAAGAACAACGCGCCCTTCACCGTCAACATCTACCCCTTCCTCAGCCTGTACCTGGACGAACACTTCCCGATCAACTTCGCCTTCTTCGACGGCGGCTCAACGCCGGTGAACGACGGCGGCATCATGTACACCAACGTGTTCGACGCCAACTTCGACACGCTGGTTGCCGCGCTCAAGGCCGTCGGGCACGGCGACATGCCGATCATCGTCGGCGAGGTCGGGTGGCCGACGGACGGCGACAAGAACGCCAGGGTGGACCTCGCGCAGCGGTTCTACGCCGGGCTGCTCAAGCGGCTCGCCGCTAACGTCGGCACGCCGGCGCGGCCGAACCAGTACATCGAGATGTACCTGTTCGGGCTGGTCGACGAGGACATGAAGAGCGTCGCGCCGGGCAGCTTCGAGCGCCACTGGGGCGTCCTCCGGTACGACGGCCAGCCCAAGTTCGCCATGGACCTCGCCGGGCAGGGCCGGAACACGATGCTGGTGCCGGCCAAGGGCATCGAGTACCTACCCAAGACGTGGTGTGTCATCAACACCAATGCCAAGGACGTGTCCAAGCTCGGCGACAACATCAACTTCGCCTGCACGTACGCCGACTGCACGCCGCTCGGCTTCGGCTCGTCGTGCAACGGCATGGACACCAATGGCAACGCGTCCTACGCCTTCAACGCCTACTTCCAGGCGCAGAGCCAGAAGGAGGAGGCTTGCAATTTCCAGGGCCTCGCCGTGCCCACCGAGACCGACCCCACCACCGCGCAATGCAACTTCACAATACAGATcaagtcgtcggcggcggcggcggcggcgccggtggccgccggcgtggTCGTGGCGGCGCTGGCACAGCTCCTGCTTCTGTGGTAGCATTGAGATCAGTGTGCATTGTTGATTTGTTGCATTCTTTGGAGATTTTACCCTTTGGATTAGAAGCCTGTGATGTGATTCAGGTGCTTTTTATTTGAAGAAATAGAGGAGGTGGTTAATTTGTTGTGTAATTAGTTGATTTGAGTACAGTTTATCTGATGACATTAGCTTAAAttggtgctttgttttttttttttttttttgctcataTCCGTCCAATGTCCAATGTCGATTATCTAATATTCAGAAAGTTCATCTGACAGGGGAAAAAAACTACGCTTTATtctctcaaaataaattaatcattgtACTGCAATCATTTTATCAGGCATCAAATTAATACTTACATTACCTCTAAGTGATCAAGTGAAAAATGCAAGAATTTCATAAGGAATATTTCAATTTCTTGTAGATATTACCAAAATATCACCAAACAAGACTTTCGAATACAAAATATTATGTACTACAAAAAGATGAGTTATTTGCAATTGCTGTACTCCAACTTCACATATAATGTTGCTAAAATATAATCGAAAATTCCCATTGGTGGCTTTACTTGTGAATCCAGGGTGGCAATGGCAACTCCAACCTGGACAAGCGGGAGAGCCGTCCACCCCTGGGCCATGGGCCGAGGCCCACGTGCTTACAGCGTGGTGGGCCCACGAGCAAGGCCATGGGCCAGGCCTCTTACGCGGATCCAAGCCCAACCCGATATCAGTGCAAACCCGCTACGACGCCTACAAATACAGGAGCTCCAAACCCTTGCCTTCcatctccgcgccgccgccgccatggcaaTGAACCCTAGTAGCTGAGCTGATTCGCCCATTGCTAGATCTGGATTTGTGATgcgttttctcttttctttgtttgattcttCGGTGATGTTGCGATTTGTTTgtgtttttatctttttttggttggattggattggttggctaagcCTAACATTGCAATTGTTCGCTGCTAATCTCGAGTGCGGCGATCGATCTATCCTTAGGCGAGATCGAAACAGAGGGGAGGACGCTTTCCTAGTTGTCCCCGCCTGCTTTTTAAGCTCCGGCTGTCCTGTTTAATCCCAGGATTTGCCGGTGACAAAGCAGGTAAATTTCCCCCCATTTGATTTAGTATTTTTGATACTTTTCCCCTCCTGGCGTAGTAGGtgtttttgttgttgatttatCTCATCAGTTGGCATGGTTGGGGGTGATGAAGAAAATCGTTCGGATTCCCATTGATTTCTAATCGAAATGTGATCTTTAAACCAGCTACTTCTGACTCAAAAATCATGCCAATGGAAagtattctctcttttttatttgaaaaaaatgagtgtttttatttctctttttcttttgtcaggGCCCGTGATGTGAGAAAAATATTTGCTACTCTTGATGGGACAAGAGTTCCATCTGATGATCATAACCACCAAGATCTCTGAAGCCTTAATAATCGTCATGATTTATTTCGGTTTTTCTGCTTTTCTGAGCTGTATTTTGTTGTTCAAGATGCATATCCGAAATACTGGAATTCATGTCCCAGCTCATTTACTAAACAGTGAACACGCACTAAATTACTGGATCTACTAACTCTGAAATAAATATCTTTCTTGGCAATGCGAGATGTGTAGAGCTTGAGGATACATCAGGCCTGCTATAAATACACAAGTGGCTGACATGGCACAATCTTGATGGTTTCCTCCTTTGTTGATTTACCAGTTGGCATGgttgaggatgaagaagaaaatcaGACGGATTCCCATTGATTTCAAATCGAAATGTGATCTTTAACCAGCTACTTCCGACTCAAATTCATGCCATTGGATACAAGTCTCTTTTCCtcttgtttttgaaaaaaaagcctTCATGTGTTTTTTTGTGTTTGCTTTGCTGAGGACCAGGGATGTGAGAAAAATATTTGCTACTCTTGATGAGGCATTGAGTCCCATCTGATGATCATTAACCACCAAGATCTCTGAGGCCTTGTTCTAGCCGTCACTGTTTATTTCTAGCTTTCTGCTTCTCTGGTTTTGACTTTTGTGTGTGCAAGCCGCATAACATAAACTTGGAAGGCAGGGCAATTCAGTTCAGTACTAGCTAAACTGCAAACGTGCTCTGTTAAAAATGATAGAATTGCTGGTATGATCTGTTAAAAATGATAGAATTGCTCGTATGATCATGCGTTATAGTTGACTTTACTATTATAATAAACTGAAATGTACTATCCAATTATGAACAGCAAATGAACAAATATCAAGTAACTCTCAATGTGTAATTGTGCAACGTTAGATATTAATCTCTCTGATTGTGCCATGAACTCAGGATGCATCTGGGCATGGAAGAATGAACAGTTGCTGACAGTATGCACAAGACATGGCATCCCCTAGGACCTAGGGGGCATTGGAGGACTGAACTTTGGGTTCAATACCAAGATGCAAATTCTTGTGTCTTAACTCTTAACCGTGTAGATATATCGCTTATGATTTGATTATGTATCAGA is a genomic window of Oryza glaberrima chromosome 7, OglaRS2, whole genome shotgun sequence containing:
- the LOC127779087 gene encoding glucan endo-1,3-beta-glucosidase 8-like produces the protein MARLVVVIVAVAMAAWWAVAAVEGLGINWGTQATHPLPPKAVVQLLKDNGIAKVKLFDTDFAAMSALAGSGVEVMVAIPNKDLATMASDYGNAKDWVKKNVKRFDFDGGVTIKYVAVGNEPFLKAYNGSFINITLPALQNVQNALNDAGIGDRIKATVPLNADVYESTVPSAGRFRPEIAGLMTDIVKFLAKNNAPFTVNIYPFLSLYLDEHFPINFAFFDGGSTPVNDGGIMYTNVFDANFDTLVAALKAVGHGDMPIIVGEVGWPTDGDKNARVDLAQRFYAGLLKRLAANVGTPARPNQYIEMYLFGLVDEDMKSVAPGSFERHWGVLRYDGQPKFAMDLAGQGRNTMLVPAKGIEYLPKTWCVINTNAKDVSKLGDNINFACTYADCTPLGFGSSCNGMDTNGNASYAFNAYFQAQSQKEEACNFQGLAVPTETDPTTAQCNFTIQIKSSAAAAAAPVAAGVVVAALAQLLLLW